The following are from one region of the Rhodopirellula sp. P2 genome:
- a CDS encoding phytoene desaturase family protein, which translates to MAKDFLKGAADEYDVVVIGSGLAGMTSANILGRAGHRVLLLEQHYKLGGLATWFLRPGGHTFDVSLHGFPHGMIKSCRRYWSRDIADRIVQLKNIRFDNPQFSLTTTFNREDFTKLLTTKFGIEHGTVNEFFDTARGMNFYDDQATTTRQLFDRFFPGRDDVVRLLMEPITYANGSTLEDPAITYGIVFSNFMSKGVFIYEGGTDDLVARMKKELVSNGVDIRINCPVEEIEVADSPIKGTRVSGVKVNGRSIKCRAVVSNANLRTTILKMLGTEKLDKSFVEEAQAVRLNNSSTQVYMALKPGEEIDESSGDLFFTSTAKEFRTDLLLSRDITSRTFSFYYPRTRPHKAKERFAIVSSTNANWSDWADLSEAEYEASKADLVETTIDALEKYIPGVRNKIDRAEAATPKTFHHYTQHEMGASFGTKFEGLGVSRSLPQQIKGMYHAGSVGIIMSGWLGAINYGVIVSNEVDQNLVAESTPV; encoded by the coding sequence ATGGCAAAGGATTTTTTGAAGGGAGCCGCCGACGAATACGACGTGGTCGTGATCGGCAGCGGATTGGCTGGGATGACGTCGGCCAACATTCTCGGCCGCGCTGGACACCGGGTGTTGTTGCTGGAACAGCACTACAAGCTCGGCGGATTGGCGACTTGGTTCCTGCGTCCCGGCGGGCACACGTTTGACGTCTCTCTGCACGGTTTCCCGCACGGGATGATCAAGTCCTGTCGGCGATACTGGAGCCGCGATATCGCCGACCGAATCGTGCAACTGAAGAACATTCGGTTTGACAACCCGCAGTTCTCGCTGACGACCACGTTCAACCGAGAGGACTTCACCAAGTTGTTGACCACGAAGTTCGGCATCGAACACGGCACGGTCAACGAGTTCTTCGACACCGCGCGAGGGATGAATTTTTACGACGATCAAGCGACGACGACACGTCAGTTGTTCGATCGTTTCTTTCCCGGACGGGACGATGTGGTCCGGTTGTTGATGGAGCCGATCACATATGCCAACGGTTCCACTTTGGAAGATCCCGCGATCACGTATGGGATCGTGTTCAGCAACTTCATGAGCAAAGGTGTCTTCATTTACGAAGGCGGCACCGATGACTTGGTCGCTCGGATGAAGAAGGAGCTTGTGTCCAACGGTGTTGACATTCGCATCAATTGTCCCGTCGAAGAAATCGAAGTCGCCGACTCACCGATCAAGGGCACACGTGTTTCGGGAGTCAAGGTGAACGGTCGTTCGATCAAGTGTCGGGCGGTGGTCAGCAACGCGAATTTGCGGACCACGATTCTGAAAATGCTGGGTACTGAAAAGCTGGACAAAAGCTTCGTGGAAGAAGCCCAGGCGGTGCGACTGAACAACAGCAGCACGCAGGTCTACATGGCTCTGAAGCCAGGTGAAGAGATTGATGAGTCCAGTGGTGACTTGTTTTTCACCAGCACGGCGAAGGAGTTCCGCACAGATCTGTTGCTCAGTCGAGACATCACATCGCGAACATTCAGTTTCTATTACCCACGAACTCGCCCGCACAAAGCGAAAGAACGTTTTGCAATCGTCAGCAGCACCAACGCGAATTGGTCGGACTGGGCTGATTTGAGCGAAGCGGAGTACGAAGCCAGCAAGGCGGATTTGGTTGAGACGACGATCGATGCGCTTGAGAAGTACATCCCCGGGGTGCGGAACAAGATCGATCGTGCGGAAGCGGCAACGCCGAAGACGTTCCATCATTACACGCAGCATGAAATGGGCGCAAGCTTTGGGACCAAGTTTGAAGGTCTGGGTGTCAGCCGGTCTTTGCCGCAACAGATCAAAGGGATGTACCACGCGGGCAGCGTCGGGATCATCATGAGTGGCTGGTTGGGAGCAATCAATTACGGCGTCATCGTCAGCAACGAGGTCGATCAAAACCTGGTTGCCGAGTCGACGCCGGTATGA
- a CDS encoding putative ABC exporter domain-containing protein, translating into MSERRSIIDPALTRLTGVLLKSALRQLARHLKTPSGIFVALMVVGTVGMGLMPMIVASQTGSLDGIQMYSTVTSTIPLMMLVIVAMAVYFDIGQQITELRPPELQFVLAGPFSDHQILSYRLMTLAMTWVVSSCLMAVFALPGAGSYPSAVLAIYTGGMTVTALTTLHAISKPVLNSTVRTLVASALLGAVALLLITSLPLGMSDAGFSWQAWLLGCQSSMLGTVMTLPFLAFGKLLSAPLGMAMLGWTCVCLATLVVGFGACYWVNVGFAELAVEGVSRKQVRIQRFRSGQFGRLNKTEHRSTWRLFEFPWWGGIGPVAWHQVTFAVRRNGKLLFGLVCVGLVTGVVLMVLPFFRPETIHAHFREWSMPIAMVASTYLGFLLTLSQPIGMAMTPKTLTWFRMLPCRPIAIVIGMLAGQLVILFAIRLAFAVVAAFVTTRGWGENLAVLLAGLGLDVAYGSAINLVTAATVLRAMPSGTPDVLQGGRAMLYMFVLAVGMVPSFLAAGVAGGTAAVMTDMDRQVIAIAVGAGLLAVQPVIWWVTAVFFRDRELFQGD; encoded by the coding sequence ATGAGCGAAAGGCGTTCGATCATCGATCCCGCGTTGACTCGATTGACCGGGGTGCTGTTGAAGTCCGCTTTGCGTCAATTGGCTCGGCATCTGAAGACCCCGTCGGGAATCTTTGTGGCCCTGATGGTTGTGGGGACGGTCGGCATGGGATTGATGCCCATGATCGTCGCGAGTCAGACAGGGTCGCTGGATGGCATCCAAATGTATTCGACCGTCACATCGACGATTCCGTTGATGATGTTGGTGATTGTGGCAATGGCGGTTTACTTCGACATTGGGCAGCAGATCACGGAACTGCGTCCCCCGGAGTTGCAGTTCGTGTTGGCGGGGCCGTTCAGCGATCATCAAATCCTTTCCTATCGGTTGATGACGTTGGCGATGACCTGGGTGGTCAGCAGTTGTTTGATGGCGGTGTTCGCTTTGCCCGGTGCGGGCAGTTACCCGTCGGCGGTGCTTGCGATTTACACGGGTGGGATGACGGTCACTGCGCTGACGACCTTGCACGCGATCAGCAAGCCGGTGTTGAATTCGACGGTTCGCACGCTGGTTGCGTCGGCGTTGTTGGGGGCGGTGGCATTGTTGTTGATCACGTCGCTGCCGCTGGGGATGAGCGACGCCGGGTTCTCTTGGCAAGCGTGGTTGCTGGGGTGTCAGTCATCGATGTTGGGGACCGTGATGACGCTGCCGTTCCTGGCGTTTGGAAAGTTGCTCAGTGCACCGCTTGGCATGGCGATGCTGGGGTGGACGTGCGTGTGCCTGGCCACCTTGGTGGTTGGGTTTGGGGCTTGCTATTGGGTCAATGTCGGGTTTGCGGAACTTGCCGTGGAAGGCGTCTCGCGAAAACAGGTTCGGATCCAGCGATTTCGTTCGGGGCAATTCGGACGGCTCAACAAGACAGAACATCGATCGACGTGGAGGCTGTTTGAGTTCCCTTGGTGGGGAGGCATTGGACCGGTGGCTTGGCATCAAGTCACTTTCGCGGTTCGTCGCAATGGAAAGTTGTTGTTCGGTCTTGTTTGCGTGGGGCTGGTCACTGGGGTGGTGTTGATGGTCCTGCCATTTTTTCGACCGGAAACCATTCACGCCCATTTTCGAGAATGGTCGATGCCGATTGCGATGGTGGCTTCGACCTACTTGGGGTTCCTGTTGACATTGAGTCAGCCGATTGGCATGGCGATGACGCCAAAGACGTTGACATGGTTTCGGATGTTGCCGTGTCGTCCGATCGCGATTGTGATTGGGATGCTGGCGGGGCAGTTGGTGATCTTGTTTGCGATTCGACTCGCTTTCGCGGTCGTGGCCGCATTCGTCACGACGCGGGGATGGGGGGAGAACCTGGCGGTGTTGTTGGCAGGATTGGGGCTCGATGTGGCGTATGGATCCGCGATCAACCTGGTCACCGCGGCCACGGTGTTGAGGGCGATGCCCAGCGGCACGCCGGATGTGCTGCAGGGCGGGCGAGCGATGCTGTACATGTTTGTGTTGGCGGTCGGGATGGTGCCCTCGTTCCTTGCCGCGGGAGTGGCCGGAGGGACCGCGGCGGTGATGACGGACATGGATCGGCAGGTGATTGCGATCGCGGTCGGTGCGGGGTTGCTGGCGGTCCAGCCGGTGATTTGGTGGGTGACCGCGGTCTTTTTCAGAGACCGCGAGCTTTTTCAGGGTGATTGA
- a CDS encoding valine--tRNA ligase codes for MSEIPTRFEHAEEADKIAQAWADAKCSHADPESSKPPFSVVIPPPNVTGALHLGHGLNNTLQDIVVRRKRMQGFETLWMPGTDHAGIATQAVVERRLKEQENKTRHDLGREALVERIWQWKDQYEERILGQLKRMGTSCDWERLRFTLDPVCAAAVRATFFDLFGKRRIYRGKRLVNWDTFLQTAVSDDEVFNETKKGHFYHFRYPVIDPKPGEPEFVTIATTRPETMLGDTAVAVHPDPAAALDAMEADLREKLGTANEKETAELNKQLEALQQRREDRLPELIQLRDMAADGRKLKLPLVDREIDLVADEWAKPEMGSGCVKITPAHDPNDYEVGIRQDLPMINILNSDGTLNGEGGQFAGLTIPKARKAVVAALEELGLMGDIDDRDIELPHSDRSKTPIEPYLADQWFVAMDELAQSAMDAVSDERVQIFPARYRKGYLDWLSEKRDWPVSRQLWWGHRIPIWSKGGLSQTQANELSSDLEKLAERHPEQISQRIDSDGVDDSGEPTKAVFVCIRSEDETVEADVESLGLQQDPDVLDTWFSSALWPHSTLGWPAQTPELAKFYPTSTLITSRDILTLWVARMVLMGLNNVGEVPFREVFIHPKILDGLGETMSKSKGNGVDPIDVIDKFGPDALRFGLARLATETQDVRMPVQYECPSCEKLIDQTKKNRALPSMDCPACGKPFSTQWAETEADKALPKAAVVSERFETARNFVNKLWNASRFVMMNLDGFEPTSLDVASLPIEDRWLLSRLSTVTQTVGDAIERYQFGEAARVLYDFAWDEFCSFYVEIAKPRLSDASQRQIAQNVIAHGLDQLLRLLHPIMPFVTESVWSHLGQIAPKRGVPEPVEVGPFVMTASFPVADESHHDSQIERQFSEFQQIVAAIRQIRASQNIAPKETVPAAIRCSESSKELLQPMTAYFEALAGAEVQSIGPATAAFETDAHLALPDVDVDVHVDLEKFIDVEAELARLEKLQGQLTGQITGKQNKLSNESFVSRAPADIVQKERESLAGLQTQLEAVAKDILKLKAKK; via the coding sequence ATGTCCGAAATTCCAACTCGATTCGAACACGCCGAAGAAGCCGACAAAATCGCTCAGGCGTGGGCTGATGCCAAGTGTTCACACGCTGATCCAGAATCCAGCAAGCCTCCGTTTTCGGTGGTGATTCCGCCGCCCAATGTGACCGGTGCTTTGCACCTGGGGCACGGGCTGAACAACACCTTGCAAGACATCGTGGTTCGCCGCAAACGGATGCAAGGGTTTGAGACGCTGTGGATGCCAGGAACTGATCACGCCGGGATCGCGACGCAAGCGGTGGTGGAACGACGCCTGAAAGAACAGGAGAACAAGACGCGGCATGACCTCGGCCGCGAAGCCTTGGTCGAGCGGATTTGGCAATGGAAGGACCAGTACGAAGAACGCATCTTGGGCCAGCTCAAACGGATGGGCACGAGTTGTGACTGGGAACGATTGCGATTCACGCTCGATCCGGTTTGTGCCGCTGCCGTGCGAGCCACCTTCTTTGACTTGTTCGGCAAACGTCGCATTTACCGTGGCAAGCGGTTGGTGAACTGGGACACGTTCTTGCAGACCGCGGTCAGCGACGACGAGGTTTTCAACGAGACCAAGAAAGGTCACTTCTATCACTTCCGTTACCCGGTGATCGATCCGAAGCCGGGAGAACCCGAGTTCGTGACGATCGCGACGACGCGTCCCGAAACGATGCTGGGTGACACCGCGGTGGCCGTGCACCCTGATCCCGCCGCAGCCCTGGATGCGATGGAGGCTGACCTGCGTGAGAAGTTGGGAACGGCCAACGAGAAGGAAACCGCGGAACTGAACAAGCAACTCGAGGCGTTGCAGCAACGTCGCGAGGATCGTTTGCCAGAACTGATTCAGCTTCGCGACATGGCGGCTGATGGTCGCAAGTTGAAGTTGCCGCTGGTCGATCGCGAAATTGATTTGGTGGCCGACGAGTGGGCCAAGCCCGAGATGGGAAGCGGTTGCGTGAAGATCACGCCCGCGCACGATCCAAACGATTACGAGGTGGGGATCCGGCAAGACCTGCCGATGATCAACATCCTGAATTCGGATGGCACGCTCAACGGCGAAGGCGGCCAGTTTGCTGGCCTGACGATTCCAAAAGCTCGCAAGGCTGTGGTCGCTGCGCTGGAGGAATTGGGGTTGATGGGCGACATCGACGACCGCGACATCGAATTGCCACACAGCGATCGCAGCAAGACACCCATCGAGCCTTACTTGGCCGATCAGTGGTTCGTGGCGATGGATGAACTGGCTCAGTCCGCCATGGACGCGGTCAGCGATGAACGGGTGCAGATTTTCCCGGCTCGTTATCGCAAGGGTTATTTGGATTGGCTGAGTGAAAAACGCGATTGGCCCGTCAGTCGGCAATTGTGGTGGGGACACCGAATTCCGATCTGGTCCAAGGGTGGTCTGTCGCAAACCCAAGCCAACGAGCTTTCCAGCGATCTGGAGAAGTTGGCCGAACGGCATCCCGAACAAATCTCCCAGCGGATCGATTCGGACGGAGTGGATGACTCGGGTGAACCCACCAAGGCGGTCTTCGTTTGCATCCGCAGTGAAGACGAAACGGTGGAAGCCGACGTGGAATCGTTGGGATTGCAGCAAGACCCCGATGTGCTGGACACCTGGTTCAGTTCCGCTCTGTGGCCGCACAGCACGCTGGGTTGGCCCGCCCAAACTCCAGAGCTCGCCAAGTTCTATCCCACATCCACGCTGATCACGTCGCGAGACATCCTGACATTGTGGGTGGCTCGAATGGTGTTGATGGGACTGAACAATGTGGGCGAGGTTCCATTCCGCGAAGTGTTCATTCACCCGAAAATTTTGGATGGACTCGGCGAGACGATGAGCAAATCCAAAGGCAACGGGGTGGACCCGATCGATGTGATCGACAAATTCGGTCCCGACGCGTTGCGTTTCGGTTTGGCTCGTTTGGCCACGGAAACGCAAGACGTGCGGATGCCGGTCCAGTACGAGTGCCCGTCGTGCGAAAAGCTGATCGATCAAACGAAGAAGAACCGAGCGCTGCCGTCGATGGATTGCCCCGCGTGCGGCAAACCTTTCTCGACCCAGTGGGCAGAAACCGAGGCTGACAAGGCGTTGCCAAAAGCGGCGGTGGTGAGCGAGCGATTTGAGACGGCTCGTAACTTCGTGAACAAACTTTGGAACGCGTCACGATTCGTGATGATGAACCTGGATGGTTTCGAGCCCACGTCGCTGGATGTGGCCTCCTTGCCCATCGAGGACCGCTGGTTGCTGTCGCGGTTGTCAACGGTGACGCAAACCGTTGGCGACGCGATTGAGCGTTACCAGTTCGGGGAAGCCGCTCGCGTGTTGTACGATTTTGCTTGGGACGAGTTCTGCAGTTTCTATGTGGAGATCGCCAAGCCTCGGTTGTCGGATGCTTCCCAGCGTCAGATCGCACAGAACGTGATCGCACATGGTTTGGATCAGTTGCTGCGGTTGTTGCACCCGATCATGCCGTTCGTGACCGAATCGGTGTGGAGCCATCTGGGCCAGATCGCACCCAAACGCGGTGTTCCTGAACCAGTGGAAGTCGGCCCGTTTGTGATGACGGCCAGTTTCCCCGTGGCCGACGAGTCACATCATGATTCGCAGATCGAACGTCAGTTCAGCGAGTTCCAGCAGATCGTGGCTGCCATTCGTCAGATCCGAGCGAGCCAAAACATTGCTCCCAAAGAGACGGTTCCCGCTGCGATTCGTTGCAGTGAGTCGTCGAAAGAGTTGCTGCAACCGATGACGGCGTACTTCGAAGCGTTGGCAGGGGCGGAGGTGCAATCGATCGGCCCCGCCACGGCGGCCTTCGAGACCGATGCTCACCTGGCGCTACCCGACGTGGACGTGGATGTTCACGTGGATTTGGAGAAATTCATCGATGTGGAAGCCGAGTTAGCTCGCCTGGAAAAACTTCAGGGGCAACTAACGGGGCAAATCACGGGCAAGCAAAACAAACTTTCAAACGAAAGCTTTGTCAGCCGGGCTCCAGCCGATATTGTTCAAAAGGAACGCGAGTCATTGGCTGGTTTGCAAACGCAACTGGAAGCCGTTGCCAAAGACATTTTGAAATTGAAAGCGAAAAAGTAA
- a CDS encoding ROK family protein, protein MKDIWIGFDLGGTKMLAVAYDHEFKELGRRRRKTRGREGSDSGIARIGSTIQRLLDENELDVDRIAGIGIGCPGPIDLKKGRILMTPNLGWDDVDIQSFLEKKFDCPATVLNDVDAGVYGEFLFGAAKGSRCAVGVFPGTGIGGGCVYEGQILHGAGISCMEIGHTRVSSGTRLSGSSMTGTLEAEASRLTIASEAAKTAYRGEAPALLKDTGTDLADIRSGALADSINNGDKAIKALVESASVTIGYGVANVVNLLCPDTIILGGGLVEAMEDLIVSTVRKTARECVMPVYKDRFEVKPAKLGDDAGVLGAAAWAKKTYPQPPE, encoded by the coding sequence TTGAAAGACATCTGGATCGGTTTTGATCTCGGCGGCACCAAAATGCTGGCTGTTGCTTACGACCACGAATTCAAAGAACTCGGACGCCGCCGCCGCAAGACTCGCGGTCGGGAAGGGTCTGACAGTGGCATCGCTCGGATTGGTTCGACGATTCAACGCTTGCTTGATGAGAATGAGTTGGACGTTGACCGAATCGCTGGCATTGGGATTGGATGCCCGGGGCCAATCGATTTGAAGAAGGGGCGGATTTTGATGACGCCCAACTTGGGTTGGGATGACGTCGATATCCAATCGTTCTTGGAGAAAAAATTTGATTGTCCCGCGACCGTTCTCAACGACGTGGACGCGGGCGTGTACGGCGAGTTTCTGTTTGGTGCGGCGAAGGGCAGTCGTTGTGCAGTGGGCGTGTTCCCAGGAACGGGCATCGGCGGCGGCTGCGTCTACGAGGGTCAGATTCTGCATGGTGCCGGAATCTCCTGCATGGAGATCGGGCACACACGAGTCAGCAGCGGCACGCGTCTGAGCGGCAGCAGCATGACGGGGACCTTGGAAGCGGAAGCCAGTCGTTTGACAATCGCTTCGGAAGCGGCCAAAACCGCGTATCGAGGGGAAGCCCCCGCGTTGCTCAAGGACACCGGGACGGACCTGGCCGATATCCGTAGCGGTGCTTTGGCGGATTCGATCAACAACGGTGACAAAGCCATCAAAGCGTTGGTTGAATCTGCCAGCGTCACGATTGGGTATGGGGTCGCCAACGTCGTCAATCTGCTCTGCCCTGACACCATCATTTTGGGCGGTGGTTTGGTCGAAGCGATGGAAGACCTGATTGTCAGCACCGTCCGCAAGACGGCTCGCGAATGTGTGATGCCGGTCTACAAAGATCGCTTTGAGGTCAAACCTGCCAAACTGGGTGACGACGCCGGAGTGCTCGGCGCCGCCGCCTGGGCGAAGAAGACCTACCCGCAACCGCCGGAGTGA
- the cimA gene encoding citramalate synthase — protein MSATSSAQPVLIYDTTLRDGSQGEGVSFSLQDKLNIAVRLAEIGIEFIEGGYPLSNEKDVAFFEQIRNHDLGKSKVCAFGMTRRRSMKAEDDPGMQALVAAKTPCCTLVGKTWDFHVTEVLRASLDENLAMIGESAEFLAGHSELIYDAEHFFDGYNANPEYAIKTLQAAAASGAKWLALCDTNGGTLPGRVAEVTRIAKEAMASYDVEFGIHCHNDCELAVANSLAAVDVGATQVQGTINGIGERCGNVDLIAVIANLALKKENTTVLGGRPLHQLTELSRFVYETANLQWRNNQPFVGQSAFAHKGGMHVHAINKAASTYEHIDPTLVGNERRILVSELSGRSNIEAIAGKYNLGDDKELQNKILAEVVRLENRGYQFESATASFDLLVRRVAGTFRPHFETIKFRVVAGDRDVKSQVAFAEAIIKLQVGDTLWFDAAEGHGPVNALDAGLRKALAGAYPVLSEISLIDYKVRVVDSSSGTAASIRVNIESTDGKETWGTIGVSDNIIEASWQALVDSVEYKLHRSEA, from the coding sequence ATGAGTGCCACTTCGTCGGCCCAACCGGTCTTGATCTACGACACCACTTTGCGAGACGGCTCGCAAGGCGAAGGTGTGAGTTTTTCCCTGCAAGACAAACTGAACATTGCGGTTCGGTTGGCTGAAATTGGCATTGAATTCATCGAGGGCGGTTACCCGCTGAGCAACGAAAAAGACGTTGCCTTCTTTGAACAAATTCGCAACCACGATCTGGGGAAATCCAAGGTCTGTGCCTTTGGGATGACGCGGCGGCGATCGATGAAAGCCGAAGACGACCCCGGGATGCAAGCTTTGGTTGCCGCCAAGACGCCGTGTTGCACGTTGGTTGGCAAAACATGGGATTTTCATGTCACCGAAGTGCTGCGGGCCTCGCTGGATGAAAACCTGGCCATGATCGGTGAGTCGGCGGAGTTTTTGGCGGGACACAGCGAACTGATCTACGACGCGGAACACTTCTTTGATGGGTACAACGCGAATCCGGAGTACGCGATCAAAACGCTGCAGGCCGCAGCGGCGTCGGGTGCCAAGTGGTTGGCTCTGTGCGATACCAACGGTGGCACGTTGCCCGGACGAGTGGCGGAGGTGACCCGGATCGCGAAAGAAGCAATGGCGTCTTACGACGTGGAGTTCGGAATTCACTGTCACAACGATTGTGAACTCGCGGTGGCGAATTCGTTGGCCGCCGTCGATGTCGGTGCGACTCAGGTGCAAGGCACGATCAATGGCATCGGGGAACGATGTGGGAATGTCGACTTGATCGCTGTGATTGCCAACTTGGCACTCAAGAAAGAGAACACGACTGTTCTGGGGGGCCGACCGCTGCATCAACTGACGGAACTGTCACGATTCGTCTACGAGACAGCCAATTTGCAGTGGCGTAACAACCAACCGTTTGTCGGCCAAAGCGCCTTCGCTCACAAAGGCGGCATGCACGTGCACGCCATCAACAAAGCCGCCAGCACGTACGAGCACATTGACCCCACGTTGGTCGGCAACGAACGCCGGATCCTCGTGAGCGAGTTGTCCGGGCGCAGCAACATCGAGGCGATCGCCGGAAAGTACAATCTGGGCGACGACAAAGAACTTCAAAACAAGATCTTGGCCGAGGTCGTGCGACTGGAAAATCGTGGTTATCAATTTGAGTCCGCGACAGCTTCGTTTGACCTGTTGGTTCGCCGTGTGGCCGGGACCTTCCGTCCCCACTTTGAGACGATCAAATTCCGAGTGGTTGCTGGTGATCGCGATGTGAAGAGCCAAGTCGCATTTGCCGAAGCGATCATCAAGTTGCAGGTCGGTGACACGCTGTGGTTTGATGCCGCAGAAGGTCATGGTCCGGTCAACGCGCTCGATGCGGGATTGCGGAAGGCCTTGGCGGGAGCGTATCCGGTACTCAGTGAAATTTCTCTGATCGATTACAAGGTTCGCGTGGTCGATTCCAGCAGCGGCACGGCGGCATCGATTCGAGTCAATATCGAGAGCACCGATGGCAAAGAGACTTGGGGAACGATTGGTGTCAGTGACAACATCATCGAAGCCAGTTGGCAAGCCTTGGTCGATAGCGTTGAGTACAAGTTGCACCGCAGTGAAGCTTGA
- a CDS encoding MFS transporter — protein MSLNSSRPISSPYASVVVDAGQPAPTAGRSAWEPLRQPMFRMFWLASLASNLGTWIHEVGAGWLMTTLDATPEMVAAVRTSMALPIVFLAIPAGVVADRIDKRHLLIGTQSILLFITAMLAVSTATGVITAWGLLAMTFVIGLGMVVHVPTWQSAIPELVPRWQISRAVGLGSISFNLARAVGPAIGGVLIAVLGIWSTFAINAISFAGVLTVLIRWKRHTTETSRGRSFLSSMRQGVRYVIWKRTMRHVMLGVVLFVLPGSALWSLMPLYAKTALGWGAQGFGILVAMVGIGAVIGASMLPRVRSHLGSDRTIAAAMTLYAIGMLTLSTEPAWPILLLATLLMGCGWMATLTTLNATAQITLPSRLRARGMGCYLTMMAGSMSLGSFIWGQTAGAIGMPGAMLASGITMILTALISLLFPLAASLDDA, from the coding sequence ATGTCATTGAATTCCTCCCGACCGATCTCCTCGCCGTATGCTTCCGTCGTCGTCGACGCGGGTCAGCCAGCGCCGACGGCTGGACGTTCCGCCTGGGAACCGTTGCGGCAACCCATGTTCCGCATGTTCTGGCTCGCCTCCCTGGCGTCCAATTTGGGGACCTGGATCCACGAGGTCGGTGCCGGGTGGTTGATGACGACCCTGGACGCGACCCCCGAAATGGTCGCCGCCGTTCGAACCTCCATGGCGTTGCCGATTGTGTTTTTGGCGATCCCCGCCGGTGTGGTCGCAGATCGAATTGACAAACGTCACCTGCTGATCGGTACCCAATCGATCCTGCTGTTCATCACCGCGATGCTGGCGGTCAGCACCGCCACCGGTGTCATCACCGCCTGGGGGCTGCTCGCGATGACCTTCGTGATTGGACTGGGAATGGTGGTGCACGTTCCGACCTGGCAATCCGCCATCCCGGAACTGGTTCCACGCTGGCAAATCAGCCGCGCCGTGGGATTGGGCAGCATCAGCTTCAACCTCGCTCGCGCCGTCGGGCCAGCAATCGGAGGCGTCCTGATCGCCGTGCTCGGGATCTGGAGCACGTTCGCGATCAACGCCATTTCCTTCGCCGGTGTGCTGACGGTCTTGATCCGTTGGAAACGCCACACGACCGAAACCAGTCGTGGTCGATCGTTCCTTTCCTCCATGCGACAAGGCGTGCGTTATGTGATTTGGAAACGAACGATGCGTCACGTGATGTTGGGGGTGGTCCTGTTTGTGCTGCCCGGCAGTGCTCTGTGGTCGTTGATGCCGCTGTACGCCAAGACCGCGCTGGGCTGGGGAGCCCAAGGGTTTGGAATCTTGGTCGCGATGGTTGGAATCGGCGCCGTCATTGGAGCCTCCATGTTGCCGCGTGTTCGCTCGCACCTGGGGTCTGACCGAACGATTGCCGCTGCGATGACGTTGTACGCGATCGGCATGCTGACTTTGAGCACCGAGCCCGCTTGGCCGATCCTATTGTTGGCCACGCTGCTGATGGGATGCGGTTGGATGGCGACCCTCACCACCTTGAACGCCACCGCCCAAATCACGTTGCCGAGTCGCTTGCGAGCCCGGGGCATGGGCTGCTACCTGACGATGATGGCCGGCTCCATGTCCCTCGGATCATTCATTTGGGGACAAACCGCCGGGGCCATCGGCATGCCAGGCGCGATGCTGGCATCCGGAATCACCATGATCCTGACCGCCCTGATCAGCCTGCTGTTTCCCCTCGCCGCATCGCTCGATGACGCCTAA
- a CDS encoding ABC transporter ATP-binding protein, translated as MIEVRQFTKCYDDFTAVDSISFGVPAGRVAALVGPNGAGKTTTIRTLCGILSPTAGELNVAGASLNDDPLAVKRRTAYVPDDPPLFDSLTVDDHLRFVASAYRLTDWEPLAEQLCQRFELTEKRDTVASGLSRGMRQKVAIVCAYLRQPDVLLLDEPMTGLDPPSIRRFKETVREQADHGATVLVSSHLLSLVDDICDHLVLMRRGEVLFHGPLEQARQEFGGDSHSLEEVFFRLTSEENSAG; from the coding sequence ATGATTGAAGTTCGCCAGTTCACGAAGTGCTACGACGACTTCACGGCGGTGGATTCGATTTCGTTCGGTGTTCCGGCGGGCCGAGTCGCGGCGTTGGTCGGGCCCAATGGGGCGGGCAAGACGACCACGATTCGAACGCTGTGCGGGATCCTTTCGCCGACCGCGGGCGAGTTGAATGTGGCCGGGGCGTCATTGAATGACGATCCGTTGGCGGTCAAACGACGAACGGCCTATGTGCCCGACGACCCACCGTTGTTTGATTCGTTGACCGTCGATGATCACTTGCGTTTTGTGGCCTCGGCGTACCGGTTGACGGACTGGGAACCGCTGGCCGAACAACTCTGCCAGCGATTTGAATTGACCGAAAAACGCGACACCGTCGCGTCAGGTTTGTCTCGCGGGATGCGGCAAAAGGTGGCGATTGTCTGCGCTTACCTGCGGCAGCCCGACGTGTTGTTGCTGGACGAACCCATGACGGGGCTCGATCCTCCAAGCATCCGCCGGTTCAAAGAAACGGTTCGAGAGCAAGCTGATCATGGTGCAACGGTGTTGGTCAGTTCTCACCTGTTGTCATTGGTCGATGACATCTGCGATCACCTGGTGCTGATGCGACGCGGCGAAGTGTTGTTTCATGGTCCGCTCGAGCAGGCTCGCCAGGAGTTTGGTGGGGATTCGCATTCGCTCGAAGAAGTGTTCTTTCGTTTGACTTCGGAAGAGAATTCGGCTGGATGA